In Lactiplantibacillus brownii, a single window of DNA contains:
- a CDS encoding YiiX/YebB-like N1pC/P60 family cysteine hydrolase: MISLKTGDLLLVKKAQNKLSEMIIRGTKQTFLDRPLAYYHIGIVEKEGTDFFVLHATKDHGCIRQPLDQFISEEGLIDVYRKSSPLINPLKILKRAKSMLEAPYNPSFRLDQPGYYCSDYVVNAFKDENIFHLSPMVFGPNGSVLPEWQQYYENLDLPVPNGQLGSSPNSLISQGHLKFIGAINS, encoded by the coding sequence TTGATTAGTTTGAAAACAGGCGATCTGTTACTTGTTAAAAAAGCACAAAATAAACTGTCAGAGATGATCATTAGAGGCACAAAACAAACGTTTTTAGATCGGCCACTAGCTTATTACCATATCGGGATAGTAGAAAAAGAAGGCACTGACTTTTTTGTTCTCCATGCAACCAAAGACCATGGTTGCATTCGTCAACCGTTAGATCAATTTATTTCCGAAGAAGGATTGATTGACGTTTATCGGAAGAGTAGCCCTTTAATAAATCCCCTCAAAATACTAAAACGAGCCAAGTCCATGTTAGAAGCACCATACAATCCGAGCTTCAGATTAGATCAGCCAGGATATTACTGTTCGGACTACGTGGTTAATGCATTTAAAGATGAAAATATATTTCATCTATCCCCAATGGTATTTGGCCCTAACGGCTCTGTTTTGCCTGAATGGCAACAGTATTATGAAAATTTAGACTTGCCGGTACCTAATGGTCAGTTAGGGAGTAGTCCGAACTCACTAATTAGCCAAGGCCATCTCAAATTTATAGGAGCTATCAACAGCTGA
- a CDS encoding biotin transporter BioY, producing MMVAILIILGLFPGIPLGFIPVPIVLQNMGVMMSGELLGPRYGTISVCLFLLLAFIGMPILSGGNGGMAVFIGPTGGYLIAWLFTPLLIGLLINRFQIYNKSWIFELLILLLAGVIFIDLVGAIWLSYQSHITLIAALISNLAFIPGDLIKSALAVIIVRRIRKAMHLSLF from the coding sequence ATGATGGTAGCAATCTTAATTATATTAGGCCTCTTCCCTGGTATTCCGTTGGGATTTATTCCAGTACCTATCGTTTTACAAAACATGGGAGTGATGATGAGTGGTGAGTTGTTGGGACCTAGGTATGGGACCATCTCAGTATGTCTATTTTTATTATTAGCCTTCATCGGTATGCCCATACTTTCTGGTGGTAATGGTGGTATGGCTGTCTTTATTGGACCAACTGGCGGCTATCTTATAGCTTGGTTATTTACGCCATTACTAATTGGTCTATTAATTAATCGTTTTCAGATTTACAATAAGTCTTGGATATTTGAACTGCTCATTTTATTATTAGCCGGAGTGATTTTTATTGATTTGGTGGGTGCTATATGGCTCTCTTACCAGTCTCACATTACGCTGATTGCCGCTCTTATTTCAAACTTAGCATTTATACCAGGAGATCTTATTAAAAGTGCTTTAGCAGTTATTATTGTTCGCCGTATTAGAAAAGCAATGCATTTAAGCTTATTTTAG
- a CDS encoding biotin--[acetyl-CoA-carboxylase] ligase: MKNKSTQEKVVLELLTNLDTWVSGDYLAKKFQVSRETIWKAINNLKNKRDYPIVSRKKRGYMLHTAPYLEADLINIYSHKQLTDNLHVFKEVTSTQDLAKQFSSKHCITRPTVFVADKQTNGYGRRGRSFYSPPTTGLYLSIILPNQQQTVIQPGLLTTGIAVSITHVLEKFYPNKEFQFKWVNDIYLNYHKVGGIITESIFDLELGAASAFIVGVGINLTTVKFPKELAIKAQAIDNDNSVNRNQLIAEIIQAIINGFLDYTNPQLLAEYRKKSIVLGKVVSLNTGSEVIQGVAQKIEDNGGITIKRIDGTFQTFTSGEVIKTGFKYKGDHIG, translated from the coding sequence ATGAAAAATAAATCAACCCAAGAAAAAGTGGTGTTAGAACTTTTGACTAATTTAGATACGTGGGTATCTGGTGACTATCTAGCTAAAAAGTTTCAAGTCAGTCGTGAAACCATCTGGAAGGCTATTAATAATTTAAAAAACAAACGAGATTATCCAATTGTTAGTCGTAAGAAACGTGGGTACATGCTTCATACAGCACCGTATTTAGAAGCCGACTTAATTAATATTTACAGCCATAAGCAATTAACAGATAATCTGCATGTCTTTAAAGAAGTTACATCAACCCAAGATTTAGCAAAGCAATTTTCTAGTAAGCACTGTATTACCAGGCCAACCGTTTTTGTTGCCGATAAGCAGACTAACGGTTATGGAAGACGAGGTCGCTCTTTTTATTCACCACCGACTACAGGCCTTTATCTCAGTATTATTCTGCCTAACCAACAACAAACTGTTATTCAACCCGGACTACTAACAACTGGGATTGCCGTGAGCATCACCCATGTGCTTGAAAAGTTTTATCCAAATAAAGAATTTCAGTTTAAATGGGTAAATGACATCTATCTAAATTATCATAAGGTGGGCGGAATTATTACGGAGTCCATTTTTGATCTTGAACTGGGGGCGGCCTCAGCTTTCATTGTTGGTGTGGGAATAAATTTAACAACTGTCAAGTTTCCAAAAGAGTTGGCAATCAAAGCCCAAGCTATCGATAATGACAATTCAGTTAACCGCAATCAATTAATTGCCGAAATAATCCAAGCAATTATAAACGGATTTTTAGACTATACGAACCCCCAACTATTGGCGGAGTACCGGAAAAAATCGATTGTTTTAGGAAAAGTGGTTTCTTTAAATACTGGGTCAGAAGTTATTCAGGGAGTTGCTCAGAAGATTGAAGATAATGGTGGTATAACCATTAAAAGGATAGATGGAACATTTCAAACCTTTACAAGCGGTGAAGTAATCAAAACTGGTTTTAAGTATAAAGGAGATCATATTGGATAG
- a CDS encoding SAM-dependent methyltransferase, translating to MLDKVVYKELFSKAFDITIEVTYWNGKKEKYGAGVPEIKVQFKHEIPIKSLTSQPTLVLGEAYMNGDIEIDGSIQTLIASAYRKKDSFLTHNSFLKHLPKISHSEKNSEKDIQKHYDIGNDFYKLWLDDTMTYSCAYFEKESDTLKQAQLNKVRYILRKLATNPGRKLLDIGSGWGTLLFMAAEEFGLDATGITLSQEQYNYTQSQIKERHLENQVHVILEDYREVSGQYDYVTSVGMFEHVGKENLGLYFKKVQEFLAPGGQALIHGITGQHEGAGVDPFINQYIFPGGYIPNVAENIKHIMDAQLQFSDIEPLRRHYQKTLEIWYQNYQKVRNQVIEKYGERFDRMWSLYLQACAASFESGNIDVIQYLLVNAPSGTGLPMKRNYIYN from the coding sequence GTGCTAGACAAAGTGGTTTACAAGGAATTATTCAGTAAAGCATTCGACATAACGATTGAAGTAACTTATTGGAATGGGAAAAAAGAAAAATATGGCGCTGGAGTTCCTGAAATTAAGGTACAATTTAAACACGAAATTCCAATTAAATCGCTAACCAGTCAGCCTACCTTGGTTCTAGGTGAGGCTTATATGAATGGTGACATAGAGATTGATGGAAGTATACAAACATTAATCGCATCGGCTTACCGGAAAAAAGACAGTTTTTTAACTCATAATTCATTCTTAAAACACTTACCCAAAATATCGCATTCTGAAAAAAATAGTGAAAAAGATATTCAAAAACATTATGACATAGGTAACGATTTTTATAAGCTATGGTTAGATGACACAATGACCTATTCTTGTGCTTATTTTGAGAAAGAATCCGACACTTTGAAACAAGCACAATTGAACAAGGTCCGGTATATCTTACGTAAGCTAGCCACTAATCCTGGTCGTAAACTATTGGATATTGGTAGTGGATGGGGAACTTTATTATTCATGGCTGCTGAAGAGTTTGGACTAGATGCAACAGGTATTACCTTGAGCCAAGAACAATATAACTATACACAATCACAAATAAAGGAACGACACTTAGAAAATCAGGTCCACGTAATATTGGAAGACTATCGTGAAGTATCTGGTCAATACGATTACGTAACATCTGTGGGCATGTTTGAACATGTTGGTAAAGAAAACTTAGGACTATATTTTAAAAAGGTTCAAGAATTTTTGGCCCCAGGAGGACAAGCATTGATTCACGGCATTACTGGACAACATGAAGGTGCTGGTGTGGATCCATTTATTAATCAATACATCTTTCCAGGAGGATACATTCCCAATGTTGCTGAAAATATTAAGCACATTATGGATGCCCAATTGCAATTTTCAGATATTGAACCCTTACGACGCCATTACCAAAAAACATTGGAAATCTGGTACCAAAACTATCAGAAGGTTCGGAATCAAGTCATCGAAAAATATGGTGAACGTTTTGATCGAATGTGGAGTCTATACTTACAAGCTTGTGCCGCTTCCTTCGAATCAGGCAATATAGATGTTATTCAGTACTTATTAGTGAATGCACCTAGTGGTACAGGATTGCCGATGAAACGCAATTACATTTATAATTAA
- a CDS encoding DUF1836 domain-containing protein — MPFAKNNFPRLPLWSELPSFNLHLDQLLDITNSFVEPMIEEKITKTMMHNYFKAGIIEAPIKKRYARKHLAGAIVVGVFKNVFSLSEIEQGLRLILADTSPAEGYDNFVKIFNNQSSQETIKMPPVANISLEPTSTMLIQYSATQSVLFWFLARRLIQKNQDL; from the coding sequence TTGCCTTTCGCTAAAAATAATTTCCCGAGATTACCGTTATGGAGCGAATTACCAAGCTTCAATTTACATTTGGATCAATTATTAGACATCACCAATTCTTTTGTTGAACCCATGATTGAGGAAAAAATTACCAAGACAATGATGCATAATTATTTTAAAGCAGGGATTATTGAGGCTCCAATCAAGAAGAGATATGCACGAAAACATTTGGCAGGAGCAATTGTGGTCGGTGTATTTAAAAATGTATTCTCACTATCAGAAATAGAGCAAGGATTGCGACTAATTCTTGCGGATACTTCACCTGCAGAAGGCTATGATAACTTTGTAAAAATATTTAATAACCAGAGTTCTCAAGAAACAATAAAAATGCCCCCTGTAGCCAATATTAGTTTAGAACCCACATCTACTATGCTTATACAGTATAGTGCGACTCAATCGGTTTTGTTTTGGTTTTTAGCAAGACGTCTTATTCAGAAAAATCAGGATCTATAG
- a CDS encoding DegV family protein, with the protein MKKIGLLVDSASDIPAEIKNQVNVEVVPLVVTANNHEYLDRVTIQPQEVYQLIEDGYIPKTASPTLGLVSQYIKKLQQRGYKKIIAITISSGLSVTNKVFKIASENVNNAIITVIDSKSIGIGSGLIAAYAEDLINANYDYQEITKRVQQSVLKSKVYFYIATLKYLRIGGRIGKVAGMVGSVLNIKPVISCDSDGIYYPVAKARSEKKAISRLLKLAIEDASTNESFRLAVVQGNDKAISSHVLTELRNSFPKHTIYTGDVSPALCVHTGPGLIGIAVQID; encoded by the coding sequence ATGAAAAAAATTGGACTATTAGTCGATTCCGCATCAGATATTCCCGCGGAAATAAAAAATCAAGTAAATGTTGAAGTTGTTCCCTTAGTTGTGACAGCAAACAACCACGAGTATCTGGATCGTGTGACTATTCAACCTCAGGAAGTGTATCAACTAATTGAAGATGGTTATATTCCTAAAACAGCTAGTCCAACTCTTGGACTGGTATCACAATATATCAAAAAATTGCAGCAACGAGGTTATAAAAAAATCATTGCTATTACAATCTCCAGCGGCTTATCAGTTACAAATAAGGTTTTTAAAATAGCTTCTGAAAATGTCAATAACGCAATCATAACAGTTATTGATTCAAAAAGTATTGGTATTGGTAGTGGATTGATTGCAGCATACGCAGAAGACTTAATTAATGCTAATTATGATTACCAAGAAATCACTAAGCGAGTTCAACAGTCCGTGCTAAAAAGTAAAGTCTATTTTTATATTGCAACATTAAAATATCTTAGAATTGGCGGTAGGATTGGCAAAGTGGCTGGGATGGTGGGATCAGTTTTAAATATTAAACCAGTCATATCGTGCGACTCAGATGGCATATATTACCCAGTAGCAAAAGCTCGTTCTGAAAAGAAAGCAATTTCAAGGTTATTAAAGCTGGCTATCGAAGATGCTTCAACAAACGAAAGTTTTAGGCTTGCAGTCGTTCAGGGCAATGACAAAGCGATTTCAAGTCATGTACTAACCGAACTTAGAAATAGCTTTCCAAAACATACCATTTATACTGGTGATGTTTCCCCAGCATTATGTGTACACACAGGCCCAGGGCTAATTGGAATTGCAGTTCAGATTGATTAA